TAACCAATAAATTATATCACTTTCGAAATAGTTTGCCCTTGTTTGACCTGCATCCTAATGCGGGTTCTCGGCTAAGCACTGAAATTATTTTGCTTCCACCGGAGCTCTAAATCGTACTGATCAAGGGGGCGAAATAGTAGTTGATCATGTGATTGATGGTGCTACTGATCCTGATCTTCATGATGCAGAAAAGGAAAAGTCTAACAAAAATGCAGCAAAAAAACTGTGCAACGTGATTTCAAGCAACACATAACGCCAAGGGAGTCTGGCGCAAGACACAAGGAAGATCCACCTGCGGACGCCGATCCCGAGAGATCCAGCGGCAATCATGCGCACGGGATCCCAGGCGGATCTGCCTACTCCACCAATCGCAGGATCCACGGGTGGCCCGTCTGCGTCCGACACGCGGGCTGTCTCCACCGAGCGGTCGGGCGGGACCGGACCTGGCGCGTCCCCCGCGCGAACTGGCGCTCGTCGACTGGGTCGCCCGCGCTGGGACCGGATCTGTCATTGTCTCGGGCGCGGGATCCCACACCGGATGGCACGACAGCCGAGGTTGATTCTCAGGCAAACAAAAAGGAATTTATCAAAAAAAATTGTTATTGTTGAATAAtgccaaatcaaatcaaaaaaatATGCAAAAGTAAAAAAGAAATGAATTACTCTTCCATGACAGAAAAGAATAAACACAGCAGCAAAAAACATTAAGGTAGAACAAATGAAGGGAAGCAAAAATTTATTGGTACGAAACGTATAGTCTGACTGCATTACACATACACAAGTATGTGTGAGCGACCAAAAATCCACACAAAATCCATGGTATCGTGCTTATTACATGAATGATAGAAAATCAAAGTTGTCCATGCCGGGAAACGTGCTTCCGGACTTAAAACAAACGACTAAAACTAGAATCTTGAATCATGTATGATGTCTTCACGCCTTGCTTTTCTTTGCGATGTCGCGGATTTTGTTCTTCACACATTCAAGCGTGTTGGTAGGCGAGAGAACCAACTCGGCGACGAGACGCCTTCTCCTTGCATTAATGGTGCCCTGCAATTTTTAGAACAAGGTTTAATGAATAGAAGTTGGTATTATACGACAATTGTACATGTGTACGAACAGAGAGGACAAATTACCTGGGTAAAATCAGCGGTCCATCGATCCCCGTCCCAACGCTCCATAACTTCAATCACAAAAAGGCCACAAGAGTTCCTAATATATATGCAAACATTAGTCACCGTGCACACGAACATGTCTTTCGTAAGTAGAAAATGATGAACCATAACTCACCCGTCCTCTTGTAGTGGCATGTCGATCTGAGGTATGATAGGCCACTTAGTGACGTCTGGATATTTGCCAGGTGTAATACGGTTTGCCTCTTCCATATCAATTGCTATTGCTAGTCGCTATTTGAAAGAAAGTAGTAGTGAGAAACCATATGACATTTCATATGAAGAATGCTCAATGTTCAGGAGAGTACCAGTGCTTTCACAGTGTCGAGAGAGAACTCGAGAGGATAGAGCGAATCAAAAACTCGGAATTCTTTCTTGAGGTTGTGCATCACCACGGTGATCCAGTGTGTATTGCCGACGTTCAACGGGATAAACGACTAAAATGTGGAACACATTTGTAATCAGATGCAATTATGCTTGTTGAAATGAGCGTTAATGAACTAGTAAGAACATATCGTACCTTATCACGGACGGTATACTCGTCCAGAACCCTACGTACTGCTCCAGCTCTGCTCATAGAACATTTTATTTTCATAGGTGACACCTAGATTATGCACTTAAATAGCAGGACATGGTAATAGATCTTACGTCATCCGCCAGCCATGTATGCTCAAGTACCGGTCATATACGCTCCACAGTCACAGAGGTGCCACGTTCATTGTAGTAAACTCTTTTTGTCATATTATTCTCAGGCCGAGCAGCTGCCTCCACAAACGCAACAGCAGCATCGATGAGTTCCGGTGTCAAATCGTCCTTAACAAAGCCTTCCATGTCATTGTCACTAAACAGAGCTGCATGATAAATTACGAACGTCACGAACGGTGAGTACATGAAATGGTAGTAAATTAAGCACTAAGATAGCTACTAACGGTACCTCTAGTTGCGGTAGTGTTGCCGGATGGCTTAGTACCGCGAGCGCTTCGCTTGCCGGGCTTGTCAAGTTTAAAgggggattcaaatttcttgGGAATAGTCCGTCGGCGCTTCCCGGATATAACATCGTCTTCTTTTGCGGTTGCTGCAGACTTTTTCCCCTTGCTCTTACCCACCATCCTGTCGATAGAACTTGCAGAAATGTCAATGTCGGACGATTCTGCTCGAGGAGAATTACCTACAATCCAAGGGTTCTCCGGTGTTGCGCCGCACTCATCAGTAGGCTTCGTTGTCTTGTCAACATTTAACTTGGCAGGTGTTTTCTAGTTAACAAAAAAATAATGTGATAGGTTCAGTTAACGAAAATGAAGATGCATAATTGAGATAAATGAAGACAAATAAATGAAAACATACTTCCTCATCATCGTTGTTCTGGTTTACAATAGGCTCGTCAGGCTGTGTCAAATCAATCACCGGCTCTAGACCGTCAGAGTCATCCTTGTACACGAATTCTTTTTTTTTCTGGCGGACCATTCTCAAAGGAATCCACTTCTAGGTCGGCATCGTTGTTGCCGGAAGCCGCAGCAGCCGCTGGCTTGTACATCACACCATTTTGGTTCAACTTCTCTAACAATCTCTGCATTACataaaaaatattaattaatttcGGCACGGTTTTGCAACTCCAAGATGTTGTAAACATAGAATTAAGGGTGTGTCACCTCGGCTACTTGTTCCGGTATTTCCTTCATTTGGCTGCGTATGTAATCCATACACCGCTTCATGATGAGGTTCATCATCTCGTCCGTGTTTGAGGCTAACTTGGACTTCTTTGCCGCACCAACGGCGGGCTTCATTTTTGGCTTTTCTGGTTCGGGTACTTTGCGCTCCTGCGCCCTATACTCCTTGGTTATGTTGTCTTCAATCTGCATGTGAAATACAAGTATATGTGATCAATAAAAATATTAATACAACTAATTATGTTATATAAAAGATTTAAGAAGTACCC
This sequence is a window from Aegilops tauschii subsp. strangulata cultivar AL8/78 chromosome 7, Aet v6.0, whole genome shotgun sequence. Protein-coding genes within it:
- the LOC109737592 gene encoding uncharacterized protein, producing MDVECILALENHGLSAEGILGEEGEDVKDRVPPQFLSKTTGNIVTKNKSADDNFLRRVVLVLLGTVLAPMSSKTVPKQYYTLVDDVKRISKINWNAFTLRVLMDCLRNVRKGKHLRQWPRGNLALLQYVYWEKVQPLEGECAFNPSLSMEPLMRNWTEAAASRRDKFDYDHDRGLGNIKIEDNITKEYRAQERKVPEPEKPKMKPAVGAAKKSKLASNTDEMMNLIMKRCMDYIRSQMKEIPEQVAERLLEKLNQNGVMYKPAAAAASGNNDADLEVDSFENEPVIDLTQPDEPIVNQNNDDEEKTPAKLNVDKTTKPTDECGATPENPWIVGNSPRAESSDIDISASSIDRMVGKSKGKKSAATAKEDDVISGKRRRTIPKKFESPFKLDKPGKRSARALFSDNDMEGFVKDDLTPELIDAAVAFVEAAARPENNMTKRVYYNERGTSVSPMKIKCSMSRAGAVRRVLDEYTVRDKSFIPLNVGNTHWITVVMHNLKKEFRVFDSLYPLEFSLDTVKALRLAIAIDMEEANRITPGKYPDVTKWPIIPQIDMPLQEDGNSCGLFVIEVMERWDGDRWTADFTQGTINARRRRLVAELVLSPTNTLECVKNKIRDIAKKSKA